From Pseudodesulfovibrio nedwellii:
CTTGGGCGACACATCCAGCGCAACGCGGATCGTTTGTGCGGCAAGGCATGCCTTGACCTCGGTTGTGGCCTCGGCCTGACTGGCATGATCGCCAGCTCCATAGGTGCTCAGGTGGTCGCGTTTGACTATGAATGGCCAGCGGTCCGTTTTGCCCGACATAACGCCGAATTGAATAACGTTCCCCAACCTCTCTGGATGGTCATGGACTGGCGGCAGCTTGCCGTACAACCATCGTCGTTTGATTTTATTTGGGGTGGCGACGTACTTTATGAAAAACGATTTTTTGAGCCTTTGATTCAACTTTTCCGTCACGCGCTCAAGCCCGTCGGCAAAATTTGGATCGGTGAGCCGGTGCGCACGGTATCCCGTCCCGTCTGGGATGAATTGCGAGAACGGGGTTTTGCGCCGGAAAAGTTGACAGTGGAAAAAGTGGCCCTGTGCGGCCAGAACCCGACAGTGAACCTGTGGGAAATTACGATCATTTGATCGGAGGACATTATGGGCAAGACAATACGATTTGGCGTTTCGCTTGATTCGGATTTGTTGGACAAGTTCGACAGTCATTGTGAGGAGCGGAGTTATCAGACGCGGTCCGAGGCCATTCGTGACCTTATCCGTAACACATTGGTACAGCGGGAGTGGGAACAGGCTGAGGGCGACCTCGCCGGGACATTGACTCTGGTCTACGATCATCATAAATCCGGGCTGTCTCAGCGACTGACCGAGATTCAGCACGATCATCACGATGTCATCCAGTCATCTCTGCATGTACATCTGGATCATCACAACTGCCTTGAGGTTATTATTCTCAAGGGTGATGCCGATATCATTAAGGCTCTGGGTCAAAAGTTGATTTCCACAAAGGGCGTCAAGCACGGCAACCTCGCGCTGACAACCACTGGCAAGGACTTGATCTAAGTATTTAATTTCCCCTCTCACAAAAGAGCGGAATATAACTTTCCCCCTCTCCACCCCGCGAAGCGGTAATAAAAAGTCTAGGAAAGGAGATGGGATGGGGGGCTGGGGGAAGGGAAGAGGCATTATCTTTATGGAAGACGTTCAGAAGCAGCAGGCAAAAATAGCCATGCCCATTGACAGGGTAGGAGTTAAAGGCCTGCGTCAGCCTATTATTGTCCGGGATCGTGAATCCGGCATACAACATACTGTTGCCGATGTTTCACTGTCCGTGGATCTGCCAGCCGAATTCAAAGGTACCCATATGAGCCGGTTTGTTGAGGCGCTGGAGCACTGGTCCGGCGATCTTGATTATACCTCATTTCGGACATTGCTTGATGATATCGTCGTGCGACTTCAGGCTCGGAGTGCGCATGTCCGGTTTGTGTTTCCGTATTTTCTGCGTCGTAAATCGCCCAAGAGCGGAGCGTCCTGCCTGATGGATTATACCTGTCGCGTGGATGGCTACCTCAAGGATGGCAAATTGCGTTTTACACTGGGCGCGGATGTGCCAGTGATGACAGTCTGCCCATGTTCGTTGGCCATTTCTGATTACGGCGCACATTCTCAACGTGCCGAGATTCGTATTCGTACGCGTTTTCATGGTTTTTTGTGGTTGGAAGATCTTATTGAGATCGGTGAATCTGCCGGGTCTAGCCCCGTGTACTCCTTGCTGAAACGTGAGGATGAAAAACATGTGACTGAATCTTCTTTTTCCAACCCGACCTTTGTTGAGGACGTGGTTCGTGCGGTGGGTAAAGGTCTTGCCGATCACCCACAGGTGGATTGGTATACGGTTGAGGTGGAGAGTTTTGAATCCATCCATAACCATTCGGCGTTTGCTGTGATGGAAAGTCAGGATATTGAATAAATGTAAGTGGTGAGGATTGACTGATGAAACGCTTTTCTCCAATTCTGTTGGCCTTGATTTTGAGTGTGGTTTGTGTCGCCAATGCGTCTGCTTCGGAGCCTGCGCCTGTCTATGTACACATGGTCGTTGTGTCGGCAACATTGACGGATGGTTCCAGTTCTGCGGACGCAGTGCTCGCTTTTGAGAAGGCTGTTATCGAGATGGCCGGAGGTTTTACGAGACTCGGTTCGTCGAGCGGCGGTATACTGAAGGGTGACACCGTGGAACATCAGCAGAACGTTACTTTCATGGTCGCAGGTCAAAAAGATCTGAGCGAAGAGTTGAAGGCATTGACTTTGAAGTTATTTGGTGGTGATGGCGGTTTTATTCTGGCCTGGCCGGGAACCATGACTTACTAGCCATATTTGCAGAGTCCTGTGAAAGGGCGTAGGATCAGAACTAGCTGCTTCCCTGACTGCAAGGGAGTCTTTATTTATGTCCGATGTTAATATCTCGGCTTTGTCCGCTCTGGGAACTGTTCAGGAAGTCTCGGCTAACAATATTGCAAATGTGAGTAGCGAAGGCTTTAGAGCTAGTTCGGTTGCGCTCGAAACCGGCCCGGAAGGGCAGGGTGTGCAAGTTGCCGCGATTCAAGAATCCACCAACGCCGGGCCTATGATTGAAGGCATGGAAATGTCCAACACGGATATTGGGA
This genomic window contains:
- a CDS encoding class I SAM-dependent methyltransferase, translated to MSTNKIITPLNKQFSLLDPGSRVDVEVEGTLWHLDRAADLEALWDQMDEADLGDDERLPYWAEVWPASVLLGRHIQRNADRLCGKACLDLGCGLGLTGMIASSIGAQVVAFDYEWPAVRFARHNAELNNVPQPLWMVMDWRQLAVQPSSFDFIWGGDVLYEKRFFEPLIQLFRHALKPVGKIWIGEPVRTVSRPVWDELRERGFAPEKLTVEKVALCGQNPTVNLWEITII
- the nikR gene encoding nickel-responsive transcriptional regulator NikR — protein: MGKTIRFGVSLDSDLLDKFDSHCEERSYQTRSEAIRDLIRNTLVQREWEQAEGDLAGTLTLVYDHHKSGLSQRLTEIQHDHHDVIQSSLHVHLDHHNCLEVIILKGDADIIKALGQKLISTKGVKHGNLALTTTGKDLI
- the folE2 gene encoding GTP cyclohydrolase FolE2, which produces MEDVQKQQAKIAMPIDRVGVKGLRQPIIVRDRESGIQHTVADVSLSVDLPAEFKGTHMSRFVEALEHWSGDLDYTSFRTLLDDIVVRLQARSAHVRFVFPYFLRRKSPKSGASCLMDYTCRVDGYLKDGKLRFTLGADVPVMTVCPCSLAISDYGAHSQRAEIRIRTRFHGFLWLEDLIEIGESAGSSPVYSLLKREDEKHVTESSFSNPTFVEDVVRAVGKGLADHPQVDWYTVEVESFESIHNHSAFAVMESQDIE
- a CDS encoding flagellar basal body rod C-terminal domain-containing protein; amino-acid sequence: MSDVNISALSALGTVQEVSANNIANVSSEGFRASSVALETGPEGQGVQVAAIQESTNAGPMIEGMEMSNTDIGTEMVDMIKTSHAFSANTAVIRASEEMTGHLLNMIA